A single genomic interval of Zunongwangia sp. HGR-M22 harbors:
- a CDS encoding thioredoxin family protein, whose protein sequence is MSKFGELVGSNIPVLIDFYTEWNEASVNMHPILRDVASAVGDKAKVIKIDVDKNTQLAEALRVKGLPTLMIYKNGEMMWRKSGEQKAEAILSRLEEYS, encoded by the coding sequence ATGTCAAAATTTGGAGAACTAGTAGGGTCTAATATACCTGTACTTATCGATTTTTATACGGAATGGAATGAAGCTTCTGTAAATATGCATCCTATTTTGAGGGATGTTGCTTCCGCTGTTGGGGATAAAGCAAAAGTGATTAAGATCGATGTAGATAAAAATACACAATTGGCAGAGGCACTTCGTGTAAAAGGTCTGCCAACACTTATGATTTATAAAAATGGAGAAATGATGTGGCGAAAAAGTGGAGAACAAAAGGCAGAGGCTATTCTTTCACGCTTAGAAGAATATTCTTAA
- a CDS encoding polysaccharide deacetylase family protein, producing the protein MNRFILKYPWILKKLYPKRLSRIPSEKTLYLSFDDGPIPEVTPWVLEQLEKYAAKATFFCIGDNVRKHPEVFRQIEAKGHTIGNHTFNHLDGWKTSTSDYLENFKKAEQIIQSQLHNLFPSEEKLFRPPYGKIKNKQASEITKLGYKIVMWDVITGDFDAKYDEEKCLKNAKKLIRPGSIVVFHDSLKAEKNLKYVLPRLLEEYTKKGWKFKAIY; encoded by the coding sequence ATGAATCGTTTTATACTTAAATATCCCTGGATTCTAAAAAAGCTTTATCCAAAAAGACTTTCCAGAATTCCTTCGGAAAAAACACTATACCTAAGTTTCGATGACGGCCCTATTCCTGAAGTTACTCCGTGGGTACTAGAACAACTTGAAAAGTATGCCGCAAAGGCTACTTTTTTCTGTATAGGAGACAATGTTAGAAAACATCCTGAAGTTTTTCGCCAAATTGAAGCTAAGGGACATACCATAGGAAATCATACATTTAACCATTTGGATGGCTGGAAAACATCCACTTCAGATTATTTGGAGAATTTCAAAAAAGCAGAACAAATTATACAATCTCAGCTTCACAATTTATTTCCTTCCGAAGAAAAATTGTTTCGACCTCCCTACGGAAAGATTAAAAATAAACAAGCTTCTGAAATTACGAAACTTGGTTACAAAATTGTAATGTGGGATGTGATCACGGGAGATTTTGATGCCAAATATGATGAAGAAAAATGCCTTAAAAATGCAAAAAAACTAATACGTCCAGGCAGCATAGTTGTATTTCACGACAGTTTAAAAGCTGAAAAAAACCTGAAATACGTACTACCAAGACTATTGGAAGAATACACTAAAAAAGGCTGGAAATTTAAAGCGATCTATTAA
- a CDS encoding glycosyltransferase family 117 protein has product MTKFNFKKWNIITGWVIFAIALFTYSSTLEPTASFWDAGEYIATSANLEVGHPPGAPLYQMLGAFFSTFAPDNAHIALMVNFMSGLASAFAVLFMFWSVSLLIRKISGPANTLSVSGQIAVLGSAAVGSLAFTFTDSFWFSAVEAEVYAGAACLMSLMFYLGLLWERDMFESRGNKWLILISLVTGLTFGIHFMGLLTIPAIGFLYFFKNYPKVTVKNFIIANVVVVAVLLFIFKLLLPYTLTFFSASEVFFTNSLGMPFNTGTIVAFLVVIAAFYFGINWSIRNKKTEINTLLHCILFILIGFSCWIMLPIRSNAPTVINENSPDNARELLAYYNREQYGETHLFYGPQWSEMYSGLDEDNPYSDKKPKYEKNEELGKYVITNNWKNTKQNLDDDHKTFLPRMWSTEHASNYMDLTGALKFTVKPEYQGEERLMQAISQFKQRYSSGELDNSDYHKFLQQFSDYIDVGKPTPSANISYLLEYQIGYMYWRYFMWNFVGRQDDIQGKYTDLHGNWLSGITPIDEWHLGPQDNLPDDVKDNPARNTYYFLPFLLGFIGFFFHLNRDKKNFWVLLVFFLFTGIALKIYLNERPFEPRERDYALVGSFYVFAMWIGFGVYAIYDKLKHYLSPKIVAPIVISASLIVPVIMAAQNWDDHDRSDKYSALAMAKMYLDSVDENGIIFTIGDNDTFALWYAQQVERYRMDVRVVNTSLFATDWYIDQMKRKAFDSDPIPSQLEHDFYSGQNDIVIGREITQDTLNIKQWMNYIESDDARTKLEYSENETFNTYPSKHVRIPVNKQTVIDSGIVDPSEADQVVDHIDIEIGSNLIYKNRLLMLDIIANNNWERPIYFTGGSYGDDDYLWMKDYLQLEGVAYKLVPIKTPVNPRNPFDMGRVNTDKMYNLVKNWDWGNMGDPNIYHDPETRKNSITYRSNLARLIENLLNEGDQERAKEILDLGMENMPVDYYGYYTLLEPFINGYYKVGEDEKARDLWNKVAEKYKQNLDWYSTWDFQRQRRYAEDIFTDVERYRGLVDILVRNQDEKIMKEKAEEFNNYLKKFQHFYAEDEGIEPEASPANQLRQQELEQELEQELNQGQAAQDSLRIDAVE; this is encoded by the coding sequence ATGACAAAATTCAACTTTAAAAAGTGGAATATAATCACCGGTTGGGTGATTTTTGCTATCGCCCTTTTTACCTACAGCTCGACTCTAGAACCTACAGCCAGTTTTTGGGATGCAGGAGAATATATTGCAACTTCAGCTAATTTAGAAGTAGGCCACCCGCCGGGTGCGCCACTTTACCAAATGCTTGGGGCGTTTTTCTCTACTTTCGCTCCCGATAACGCACATATAGCGTTAATGGTAAACTTTATGTCTGGATTAGCCAGTGCGTTTGCGGTATTATTTATGTTCTGGTCAGTTTCTCTACTTATCCGTAAAATTTCAGGACCAGCGAACACGCTTAGTGTTTCTGGACAAATTGCCGTTCTTGGGAGTGCAGCCGTTGGCTCTTTAGCCTTCACTTTTACCGATAGTTTTTGGTTTAGTGCTGTAGAAGCTGAAGTTTACGCTGGTGCGGCATGTCTTATGTCCCTTATGTTTTATCTTGGATTACTTTGGGAACGGGATATGTTTGAATCTCGCGGAAACAAATGGCTAATTTTAATATCTTTAGTTACAGGACTAACATTCGGGATTCACTTTATGGGACTTTTAACGATCCCAGCGATTGGTTTTCTATATTTCTTTAAAAATTATCCAAAGGTAACCGTAAAGAATTTCATCATTGCCAATGTCGTAGTAGTAGCAGTATTACTATTCATATTTAAATTATTACTACCTTACACCTTAACATTCTTTTCAGCTTCCGAAGTTTTCTTTACAAACTCACTCGGGATGCCTTTTAATACGGGTACAATCGTAGCTTTCTTAGTCGTTATTGCTGCTTTTTACTTCGGAATTAATTGGAGTATAAGAAACAAGAAAACTGAAATAAACACACTATTACATTGTATTCTCTTTATCTTAATAGGATTCTCTTGTTGGATCATGCTACCTATTCGTTCTAACGCACCGACTGTTATTAATGAAAACAGCCCTGATAATGCGCGTGAACTACTTGCTTACTACAATAGAGAGCAATACGGAGAAACACATTTATTTTACGGCCCGCAATGGTCTGAAATGTATTCTGGTTTAGATGAAGACAATCCATACAGCGATAAAAAACCTAAATACGAGAAAAACGAAGAGCTTGGCAAGTATGTGATTACCAATAACTGGAAAAATACGAAGCAAAATCTGGATGATGATCATAAAACTTTCCTTCCAAGAATGTGGAGTACAGAGCATGCTTCAAATTATATGGATTTAACGGGAGCACTTAAATTTACCGTTAAACCAGAATACCAGGGTGAAGAACGTTTGATGCAAGCTATCTCTCAGTTTAAACAACGCTATTCTAGTGGAGAGTTAGATAACTCAGACTATCATAAATTTCTTCAACAATTTAGTGATTACATTGATGTTGGAAAACCTACACCCTCAGCTAATATTTCCTATTTACTAGAATACCAAATTGGTTATATGTACTGGAGGTATTTTATGTGGAATTTTGTTGGGAGACAAGATGATATTCAGGGAAAATATACTGATTTACATGGAAATTGGCTAAGTGGCATAACACCAATTGACGAATGGCACTTAGGGCCGCAGGATAATCTACCTGATGATGTTAAAGACAACCCGGCTAGAAATACCTATTATTTTCTACCATTTTTACTTGGTTTTATTGGTTTCTTTTTTCATTTAAACCGTGATAAAAAGAACTTCTGGGTATTACTTGTATTTTTCTTATTTACAGGTATAGCGCTTAAGATTTATCTGAATGAAAGACCATTTGAACCTCGAGAGAGAGATTACGCATTAGTAGGTTCGTTCTATGTATTTGCGATGTGGATAGGTTTTGGGGTTTATGCGATTTATGACAAACTGAAGCATTATCTATCACCAAAAATTGTGGCTCCGATTGTCATTTCTGCTTCGTTGATTGTACCCGTTATAATGGCAGCCCAAAACTGGGATGATCACGATCGTTCTGATAAATATTCGGCATTAGCGATGGCCAAAATGTATCTGGATTCTGTAGACGAAAACGGAATAATATTTACCATTGGTGATAACGACACCTTTGCGCTTTGGTATGCACAGCAGGTGGAGCGATACAGGATGGACGTTAGAGTTGTAAACACAAGTTTATTTGCGACCGATTGGTATATCGACCAGATGAAGCGAAAAGCTTTTGATAGCGACCCGATACCTTCGCAATTAGAACATGATTTCTATTCTGGGCAAAATGATATTGTGATCGGCAGAGAAATTACTCAGGATACGCTCAATATTAAACAATGGATGAATTACATTGAAAGCGACGATGCCAGAACCAAATTAGAATATTCTGAAAACGAAACTTTTAACACCTACCCTTCTAAACATGTTAGAATTCCGGTAAATAAACAAACTGTTATTGATAGCGGAATCGTAGATCCTAGCGAAGCCGACCAGGTTGTTGATCATATAGATATAGAAATAGGCTCCAACCTTATCTATAAAAACAGATTGCTAATGTTAGACATTATTGCTAACAACAATTGGGAACGTCCAATCTATTTTACAGGCGGAAGTTATGGCGATGACGATTATTTATGGATGAAAGACTACCTTCAACTAGAAGGAGTAGCTTACAAACTTGTACCGATTAAAACACCGGTTAATCCTAGAAACCCATTTGATATGGGAAGGGTAAATACCGATAAGATGTACAACTTGGTAAAAAACTGGGATTGGGGTAATATGGGAGATCCAAATATCTACCACGATCCAGAAACACGTAAAAACTCCATCACCTATAGAAGCAATCTTGCAAGACTAATAGAGAATCTTCTTAACGAAGGCGACCAGGAACGTGCAAAAGAAATTTTAGATTTAGGAATGGAAAATATGCCGGTAGATTATTACGGTTATTATACGCTTTTAGAACCGTTTATCAATGGCTACTATAAAGTTGGAGAAGACGAAAAAGCAAGAGATCTTTGGAATAAAGTTGCTGAAAAATATAAGCAAAATCTGGATTGGTACAGCACCTGGGATTTCCAGAGACAGCGAAGATATGCTGAAGATATTTTTACAGACGTAGAACGTTACCGCGGTCTGGTTGACATTTTGGTTAGAAATCAGGATGAAAAAATAATGAAAGAGAAAGCTGAAGAATTCAATAATTACCTAAAGAAATTCCAGCATTTCTATGCTGAGGATGAAGGTATCGAACCTGAAGCATCTCCGGCAAATCAATTACGCCAGCAAGAATTAGAGCAAGAATTAGAGCAGGAACTTAACCAGGGACAAGCAGCACAAGATTCCCTGCGGATTGATGCTGTCGAATAA
- a CDS encoding metallophosphoesterase codes for MRWLLFIAFYLLIDIYAYQALRSLNRSWWVTIIYILVSVAVIGNFIYQWKSAGGGFFSAIGFAFGIVLAFLLAKIVIVLFLFGEDIIRFFIGVFKAFSGSGYSAPGRRKFVSQLALGLAAIPFVSVLYGMFKGKYDFRVLNYTLHFEDLPDAFDGYRIAQISDVHSGSFDNHEKVSYGIDLLNKQKTDVVFFTGDLVNNMATEMNDWKSLFSTIKAKDGVYSILGNHDYGDYVDWSSADAKAQNLEKLKATHAEMGWDLLLNEHRYLEKNGEKIAVVGVENWGGGHFKKAGDLDLAGKNVADKDFKILLSHDPSHWQEKVKNHNKFYHLTLSGHTHGMQFGIEIPGFIKWSPAKYRYKNWAGIYQENQRYINVNRGFGYLAFPGRVGIWPEISVIELRKGEAPS; via the coding sequence ATGCGGTGGTTGCTATTTATTGCTTTCTATTTGCTTATTGATATTTATGCTTACCAAGCTTTAAGAAGTTTGAACCGTTCTTGGTGGGTTACTATAATATATATCCTTGTTAGTGTCGCTGTGATTGGTAATTTTATCTATCAATGGAAAAGTGCAGGCGGTGGTTTTTTTAGTGCAATTGGATTTGCTTTTGGGATCGTTCTTGCTTTTTTATTGGCTAAAATTGTTATCGTACTTTTTCTTTTTGGAGAGGATATTATTAGATTTTTTATTGGAGTTTTTAAAGCATTTTCTGGAAGTGGTTACAGCGCGCCCGGCAGGCGAAAATTTGTGAGTCAGCTCGCGCTTGGTCTAGCTGCGATTCCTTTTGTTTCTGTTTTGTATGGAATGTTTAAAGGGAAATACGATTTCAGAGTATTAAACTACACATTGCATTTTGAAGATCTTCCCGATGCTTTCGACGGTTACCGAATAGCCCAGATTAGTGATGTACATAGCGGTAGTTTTGATAATCATGAAAAGGTTTCCTATGGAATAGATTTACTTAATAAACAAAAAACCGATGTGGTCTTCTTTACGGGAGATTTAGTAAATAATATGGCTACTGAAATGAATGATTGGAAATCACTTTTCAGCACAATAAAAGCGAAAGATGGCGTTTACTCCATATTAGGAAATCATGATTATGGCGATTATGTAGATTGGAGTAGTGCGGATGCAAAAGCGCAAAATCTTGAAAAATTAAAAGCTACGCATGCTGAAATGGGTTGGGATCTGCTACTTAACGAACATCGATATTTAGAAAAAAACGGGGAGAAAATCGCCGTTGTAGGTGTGGAAAATTGGGGAGGTGGACATTTTAAAAAAGCCGGAGATTTAGATCTTGCGGGTAAAAATGTTGCTGATAAAGATTTCAAAATATTGCTTAGTCATGATCCTTCGCACTGGCAGGAAAAAGTGAAGAATCATAATAAATTTTATCACTTAACGCTAAGTGGTCATACCCATGGTATGCAATTTGGAATAGAGATTCCCGGTTTTATAAAGTGGAGCCCGGCGAAATATCGTTATAAAAACTGGGCGGGGATATACCAAGAGAATCAGCGGTATATTAATGTGAATCGTGGATTTGGTTATTTGGCTTTTCCCGGTAGAGTAGGGATATGGCCAGAGATTAGTGTAATAGAATTACGAAAAGGAGAGGCGCCTTCATAA